In one Aggregicoccus sp. 17bor-14 genomic region, the following are encoded:
- the secA gene encoding preprotein translocase subunit SecA — protein MIEWTLKKIIGTKNERELRKTGPKVARINELESKMRALRDEDFPAATARMKQEVQNGRPLDELLFEAFALTREAARRTLGQRHFDVQLIGGMFLHEGCIAEMRTGEGKTLTGTLPAYLNALSGRGVHIVTVNDYLARRDAELMGRVHHFLGLTVGCVLHDLSDKQRQEAYRSDITYGQNNEFGFDYLRDNMKFRLQDYVQRELNFAIVDEVDSILIDEARTPLIISGPTDDTTDKYKRVDAVIPGMVPDQDYTLDEKGKSVALTDEGIEKLQKRLGIGNLYDPGEIETLHHVEQALRAHTLYKRDRDYVVKDGEVIIVDEFTGRLMAGRRWSDGLHQAVEAKEGVKIENENQTLATISFQNYFRMYSKLSGMTGTADTEAEEFAKIYNLDVRVVPTNRPMIRRDLDDVVYKTEREKFEAAAKELKELHEKGQPVLVGTVSIAKSEALSSFLKKEGVPHNVLNAKAHQREADIIAQAGRKGAVTISTNMAGRGTDILLGGNPEVLAHNAVGPEPLPPEPSSDPAAPPVDLTAYQAALAEHARRYTELLNQFTEQTRAEREEVRALGGLYILGTERHESRRIDNQLRGRAGRQGDPGMSRFYLSLEDDLMRIFGSERITLLMERMGMQEGEVIEHKWLSRAIEGAQKRVEGHNFDIRKNLLEYDDVMNQQRRTIYKLRRKVLAAGAGIPLIEYEEDPKTKVKLRTEETVSWQDFQELVLDAVEDVIVRMTDVYCPTKNPDSWDLEGLQQSVKDSLNVEMSFTPAGTREHLQEQIFEVVSKVITQRQEEFGEEFLRFLQYRYLATIDGLWKDHLLAMDHLRQGIGLRGYGQKDPKQEYKKEGYEGFMQMLSTISHQFVGQLMRVQSRNAAEETARLQRQMAQKAAQAHEGRADAEGRPQPEPQQQARAAAAPQPAAQREGPRVGRNDPCPCGSGKKYKKCHGGGEATA, from the coding sequence ATGATCGAGTGGACGCTGAAGAAGATCATCGGCACGAAGAATGAGCGCGAGCTCAGGAAGACGGGCCCCAAGGTAGCGCGCATCAACGAGCTGGAGAGCAAGATGCGGGCGCTCCGGGACGAGGACTTCCCTGCGGCCACCGCCCGCATGAAGCAGGAGGTCCAGAACGGCCGCCCGCTCGACGAGCTGCTCTTCGAGGCCTTCGCCCTCACCCGCGAGGCGGCCCGCCGCACGCTCGGCCAGCGCCACTTCGACGTGCAGCTCATCGGCGGCATGTTCCTGCACGAGGGCTGCATCGCCGAGATGCGCACCGGCGAGGGCAAGACCCTCACCGGCACGCTGCCCGCCTACCTCAACGCGCTCTCCGGGCGCGGCGTGCACATCGTCACGGTGAACGACTACCTCGCCCGCCGCGACGCGGAGCTGATGGGCCGCGTGCACCACTTCCTCGGCCTCACCGTGGGCTGCGTGCTCCACGACCTGAGCGACAAGCAGCGCCAGGAGGCCTACCGCTCGGACATCACCTACGGGCAGAACAACGAGTTCGGCTTCGACTACCTGCGCGACAACATGAAGTTCCGCCTGCAGGACTACGTCCAGCGCGAGCTGAACTTCGCCATCGTGGACGAGGTGGACTCCATCCTCATCGACGAGGCGCGCACCCCGCTCATCATCAGTGGCCCCACCGACGACACCACCGACAAGTACAAGCGCGTGGACGCGGTCATCCCCGGCATGGTGCCGGACCAGGACTACACCCTGGACGAGAAGGGCAAGAGCGTGGCCCTCACGGACGAGGGCATCGAGAAGCTGCAGAAGCGCCTCGGCATCGGGAACCTCTACGACCCGGGCGAGATCGAGACCCTGCACCACGTCGAGCAGGCCCTGCGCGCCCACACGCTCTACAAGCGCGACCGCGACTACGTCGTGAAGGACGGCGAGGTCATCATCGTGGACGAGTTCACCGGCCGCCTCATGGCGGGCCGGCGCTGGAGCGATGGCCTGCACCAGGCGGTGGAGGCGAAGGAGGGCGTCAAGATCGAGAACGAGAACCAGACGCTCGCCACCATCTCGTTCCAGAACTACTTCCGCATGTACTCCAAGCTCTCGGGCATGACCGGCACCGCCGACACCGAGGCCGAGGAGTTCGCGAAGATCTACAACCTCGACGTGCGCGTGGTCCCCACCAACCGGCCCATGATCCGCCGGGACCTGGACGACGTGGTCTACAAGACCGAGCGCGAGAAGTTCGAGGCGGCCGCCAAGGAGCTCAAGGAGCTGCACGAGAAGGGGCAGCCGGTGCTCGTGGGCACGGTGTCCATCGCCAAGAGCGAGGCGCTCAGCTCCTTCCTCAAGAAGGAGGGCGTGCCGCACAACGTGCTCAACGCCAAGGCGCACCAGCGCGAGGCGGACATCATCGCCCAGGCGGGCCGCAAGGGCGCGGTCACCATCTCCACCAACATGGCCGGCCGCGGTACGGACATCCTCCTGGGCGGCAACCCCGAGGTGCTCGCCCACAACGCCGTGGGCCCCGAGCCCCTGCCGCCCGAGCCCAGCAGCGACCCGGCCGCGCCGCCCGTGGACCTGACGGCGTATCAGGCGGCGCTGGCCGAGCACGCGCGCAGGTACACCGAGCTGCTCAACCAGTTCACCGAGCAGACCCGCGCCGAGCGCGAGGAGGTGCGCGCGCTGGGCGGCCTCTACATCCTGGGCACCGAGCGCCACGAGAGCCGCCGCATCGACAACCAGCTGCGCGGCCGCGCGGGACGCCAGGGCGACCCCGGCATGAGCCGCTTCTACCTCTCGCTCGAAGATGACCTGATGCGCATCTTCGGCTCCGAGCGCATCACGCTCCTGATGGAGCGCATGGGCATGCAGGAGGGCGAGGTCATCGAGCACAAGTGGCTCAGCCGCGCCATCGAGGGGGCGCAGAAGCGGGTCGAGGGCCACAACTTCGACATCCGCAAGAACCTGCTCGAGTACGACGACGTGATGAACCAGCAGCGGCGCACCATCTACAAGCTGCGCCGCAAGGTGCTCGCTGCCGGCGCCGGCATCCCGCTCATCGAGTACGAGGAGGACCCCAAGACCAAGGTCAAGCTGCGCACCGAGGAGACGGTGAGCTGGCAGGACTTCCAGGAGCTGGTCCTGGACGCGGTGGAGGACGTCATCGTCCGCATGACGGACGTGTACTGCCCCACCAAGAACCCGGACAGCTGGGACCTCGAGGGCCTGCAGCAGAGCGTGAAGGACTCGCTCAACGTGGAGATGAGCTTCACGCCGGCGGGCACCCGCGAGCACCTGCAGGAGCAGATCTTCGAGGTGGTGAGCAAGGTCATCACCCAGCGCCAGGAGGAGTTCGGCGAGGAGTTCCTGCGCTTCCTGCAGTACCGCTACCTGGCGACGATCGACGGGCTGTGGAAGGACCACCTGCTCGCCATGGACCACCTGCGCCAGGGCATCGGGCTGCGCGGCTACGGCCAGAAGGACCCGAAGCAGGAGTACAAGAAGGAGGGCTACGAGGGCTTCATGCAGATGCTCTCCACCATCAGCCACCAGTTCGTGGGCCAGCTGATGCGCGTGCAGAGCCGCAACGCGGCCGAGGAGACTGCGCGCCTGCAGCGGCAGATGGCGCAGAAGGCCGCCCAGGCGCACGAGGGCCGCGCGGACGCGGAAGGAAGGCCCCAGCCCGAGCCCCAGCAGCAGGCTCGCGCCGCCGCCGCCCCGCAGCCCGCCGCCCAGCGCGAGGGGCCCCGCGTGGGCCGCAACGACCCCTGCCCCTGCGGCAGCGGCAAGAAGTACAAGAAGTGCCACGGGGGCGGCGAGGCCACGGCCTAG
- the rlmM gene encoding 23S rRNA (cytidine(2498)-2'-O)-methyltransferase RlmM: protein MRAPPLPREPLLPRAGRFLWTCRAGFEAHLFEELAWAGAAPRLVAEALVESDVRAGLLPAFARQGLRVLEAFAPSAPEAAPALLAGRLLGAVGKAPFALQAFTPDTAAANPLASEAEALRDAVAAALPEGRVLAEPERARDAGGLLVSLVLAPGLLAVGSAPAREALSLAPGGRQRMRREADAPSRAAMKLEEALHALPLEPARGDVCVDLGAAPGGWTQRLVARGARVIAVDPAKLLPELARNPRVRHEQASAFSYEPEEPVDWLFCDMAWRPLEVAQLLAKWGRRGWADQLVANIKLPMDDKNPVLVRVRHTLEQDGGWQGLRVRQLYHDRDEVTVTARRR, encoded by the coding sequence GTGCGCGCCCCTCCCCTCCCCCGCGAGCCACTGCTGCCGCGCGCCGGGCGCTTCCTCTGGACCTGCCGCGCGGGCTTCGAGGCGCACCTCTTCGAGGAGCTCGCCTGGGCGGGCGCCGCCCCGCGCCTCGTGGCGGAGGCCCTGGTGGAGAGCGATGTACGGGCGGGGCTGCTGCCAGCCTTTGCCCGGCAGGGGCTGCGGGTGCTGGAGGCCTTCGCTCCGTCGGCGCCCGAGGCGGCGCCCGCGCTGCTCGCCGGGCGCCTGCTCGGCGCCGTGGGCAAGGCGCCCTTCGCGCTGCAGGCCTTCACCCCGGACACCGCGGCGGCGAACCCCCTCGCCTCCGAGGCGGAGGCGCTGCGCGACGCGGTCGCGGCCGCGCTGCCGGAGGGCCGGGTGCTGGCCGAGCCCGAGCGCGCGCGCGATGCGGGCGGGCTCCTGGTCTCGCTGGTGCTCGCGCCCGGGCTGCTCGCGGTGGGCAGCGCGCCCGCGCGCGAGGCGCTGAGCCTCGCGCCCGGCGGCCGCCAGCGCATGCGCCGCGAGGCGGATGCGCCGAGCCGCGCCGCGATGAAGCTGGAGGAGGCGCTGCACGCGCTGCCCCTGGAGCCGGCGCGCGGAGACGTGTGCGTGGACCTGGGCGCGGCGCCGGGCGGCTGGACGCAGCGGCTGGTGGCGCGCGGCGCGCGCGTCATCGCCGTGGACCCGGCGAAGCTCCTGCCCGAGCTCGCGCGCAACCCGCGCGTGCGCCACGAGCAGGCGAGCGCCTTCAGCTACGAGCCCGAGGAGCCGGTGGACTGGCTCTTCTGCGACATGGCCTGGCGCCCGCTCGAGGTCGCGCAGCTGCTGGCCAAGTGGGGGCGGCGCGGCTGGGCGGACCAGCTCGTCGCGAACATCAAGCTGCCCATGGACGACAAGAACCCGGTCCTCGTCCGCGTGCGCCACACGCTGGAGCAGGACGGCGGCTGGCAGGGCCTGCGCGTGCGCCAGCTCTACCACGACCGCGACGAGGTCACCGTCACCGCGCGCCGGCGCTGA
- a CDS encoding GGDEF domain-containing protein: MPYPLDDATANRLVNLFPRVLQREREPVQAALTLLLEAEEARRGAPDATGALGALALLQGTVLKEEYDLSTHAHHDAWRVDALVADVRGLIHVNARHGFAAGDALLRGVVGALKGAFPGARVVRLHGDCFAALLVPSSGLQLDEGAGNGSAARAEAALTEAARAALPAGAELPGFTLAQLSLAVRSPSHWQVLGPLVWAELERAFALARMGGERGVQRRTLELAGAVPLTP, from the coding sequence ATGCCCTACCCACTCGACGACGCCACCGCGAACCGCCTCGTGAACCTCTTTCCCCGCGTGCTGCAGCGCGAGCGCGAGCCCGTGCAGGCGGCGCTCACCCTGCTGCTCGAGGCCGAGGAGGCGCGCCGCGGCGCGCCCGACGCCACGGGCGCCCTGGGCGCGCTCGCGCTGCTGCAGGGCACGGTGCTGAAGGAGGAGTACGACCTCTCCACCCACGCCCACCACGACGCCTGGCGCGTGGACGCGCTGGTGGCGGACGTGCGCGGCCTCATCCACGTGAACGCGCGGCACGGCTTCGCGGCAGGAGATGCGCTGCTGCGCGGGGTGGTGGGCGCGCTGAAGGGCGCCTTCCCCGGCGCGCGCGTGGTGCGCCTGCACGGCGACTGCTTCGCCGCGCTGCTCGTGCCCAGCTCCGGGCTGCAGCTCGATGAAGGCGCTGGCAACGGTTCAGCGGCGCGGGCCGAGGCAGCACTCACGGAGGCGGCGCGCGCGGCGCTGCCCGCAGGCGCGGAGCTCCCCGGCTTCACGCTCGCGCAGCTCTCGCTCGCCGTGCGCTCGCCCTCCCACTGGCAGGTGCTGGGGCCGCTGGTGTGGGCCGAGCTCGAGCGCGCCTTCGCGCTCGCGCGCATGGGCGGGGAGCGCGGGGTGCAGCGGCGCACGCTGGAGCTCGCGGGCGCGGTGCCCCTCACGCCCTGA
- a CDS encoding M23 family metallopeptidase → MANKSYTVILVPDHDSPVKRYRIQKSFLVQVGMGVMLLAGLGLGASVHYFSVAQDAAENRILREENLTLRSQLKTVRERIEHIGSTLDRVERFDQKLRAVTLLNDPQRNLAMGPTEAAPGTTAPAAETQFTQLTTTESPKALVGRLDRLSAEATRQEQSLQELQAYFQDQKSLLASTPSIWPARGWVTSDFGQRLDPYTADRVMHGGLDIAAPQGKEVFSPSDGTVVFAGLEGGYGNVIVIDHGYGIKTRYGHLAKINVKAGDRVKRGTPIANVGNTGRSTGPHLHYEVRVNGIPQNPRKFILEE, encoded by the coding sequence GTGGCGAACAAGTCCTACACCGTGATTCTGGTTCCGGATCACGACTCTCCGGTGAAGCGCTACCGGATCCAGAAGTCCTTCCTGGTCCAGGTGGGCATGGGCGTCATGCTCCTGGCTGGGCTGGGCCTGGGGGCCAGCGTCCACTACTTCTCCGTGGCGCAGGACGCCGCCGAGAACCGCATCCTGCGCGAGGAGAACCTCACCCTGCGCAGCCAGCTCAAGACGGTGCGCGAGCGCATCGAGCACATCGGCTCCACGCTCGACCGCGTGGAGCGCTTCGACCAGAAGCTGCGCGCGGTCACCCTGCTCAACGACCCGCAGCGCAACCTCGCCATGGGCCCCACCGAGGCGGCCCCCGGCACCACCGCCCCCGCGGCGGAGACCCAGTTCACCCAGCTGACCACCACCGAGTCGCCCAAGGCGCTGGTGGGGCGGCTGGACCGGCTCTCGGCGGAGGCCACCCGCCAGGAGCAGAGCCTGCAGGAGCTGCAGGCCTACTTCCAGGACCAGAAGTCGCTGCTCGCCTCCACCCCGTCCATCTGGCCGGCGCGCGGCTGGGTGACGAGCGACTTCGGCCAGCGCCTGGACCCGTACACCGCGGACCGGGTGATGCACGGCGGCCTCGACATCGCGGCGCCGCAGGGCAAGGAGGTCTTCTCGCCCTCGGACGGCACCGTGGTGTTCGCGGGGCTCGAGGGCGGCTACGGCAACGTGATCGTCATCGACCACGGCTATGGCATCAAGACGCGCTACGGCCACCTGGCGAAGATCAACGTGAAGGCGGGCGACCGCGTGAAGCGCGGCACCCCCATCGCCAACGTGGGCAACACCGGCCGCTCCACCGGCCCGCACCTGCACTACGAGGTGCGCGTGAACGGCATCCCGCAGAACCCGCGCAAGTTCATCCTCGAGGAGTAG
- a CDS encoding Stp1/IreP family PP2C-type Ser/Thr phosphatase has protein sequence MTVVSAGLTDVGRKRNHNEDSFLVDDELHLYVVADGMGGHAGGGTASRIAVETIDKELRRARDSRDNPFVTTANLQDSAIPEALRASVEAACRAIFAAAQEDPRLAGMGTTVISLVVHDDFAFFAHVGDSRAYLIRGDLIQQISEDHSLVNEQIKAGMITPEEAKHSRYKNIITRSVGFEEEVLVDVMGLVAEPGDTFVLCSDGLANMVEDRELLETVRQARSLEEASQALIDLANERGGDDNITAIVVQTRA, from the coding sequence ATGACAGTCGTTTCCGCCGGCCTCACCGATGTCGGCCGCAAGCGGAACCACAACGAGGACAGCTTCCTCGTCGATGACGAGCTGCACCTGTACGTCGTGGCCGACGGCATGGGCGGCCACGCCGGCGGCGGCACCGCGAGCCGCATCGCGGTGGAGACCATCGACAAGGAGCTGCGCCGCGCGCGCGACTCCCGCGACAACCCCTTCGTCACCACCGCGAACCTGCAGGACTCCGCCATCCCCGAGGCCCTGCGCGCCTCGGTGGAGGCCGCCTGCCGCGCCATCTTCGCCGCCGCCCAGGAGGACCCCCGGCTGGCGGGCATGGGCACCACCGTCATCTCGCTCGTGGTGCACGACGACTTCGCCTTCTTCGCCCACGTGGGGGACAGCCGCGCCTACCTCATCCGCGGAGACCTCATCCAGCAGATCTCCGAGGATCACTCCCTGGTCAACGAGCAGATCAAGGCCGGGATGATCACCCCCGAGGAGGCGAAGCACTCGCGCTACAAGAACATCATCACCCGCTCCGTCGGCTTCGAGGAGGAGGTGCTGGTGGACGTGATGGGGCTGGTCGCCGAGCCGGGCGACACCTTCGTCCTCTGCTCGGACGGGCTCGCCAACATGGTCGAGGACCGCGAGCTGCTCGAGACCGTGCGCCAGGCGCGCTCGCTCGAGGAGGCCTCCCAGGCCCTCATCGACCTCGCCAACGAGCGCGGCGGCGACGACAACATCACCGCCATCGTGGTGCAGACGCGCGCCTAG
- the recN gene encoding DNA repair protein RecN, protein MLTGLRISNVAVIEEVEVGFGTGLTVLTGETGAGKSILVDSLGLLLGGRADADCVRAGCDEASVEGVFLRTPVLGARLEELGLPDLGEELSVRRVVGRTGRGKAYVNGALVTVGVLARLMRGAVDIAGQHEHVSLFDAALHRALLDRYGDLSAALTAYYGDYAALRDVQGRMEALGGDETKVRQRAEFLRFQLEEIVRVDPQPGEDLALDAERKRLAGAEKLRRQAAEAEALLCGGEDGNAVEVVGKSLSLVQEALKLDASLAPLAQSLGGALAELEEAGRGLGRYVGALDGDPERLAEVDERLDAIKRLCRKHAAPLEAVLARRGELEAELATLDNRQEILEELEAERRKAEARARASGTALSKARSACARDFAAGVREGLSQLALGKAAFEVRVTPTETLRPEGLDEVEFFFSANPGEPSRPLAKVASGGEASRLLLALKRALAGSDGCGSYVLDEADSGVSGAIADVVGRMIRDVSGHRQVLCITHLPQVAAYADAHLLIRKDLRGERTVSEVVPLAAGAERTQELARMLSGVEVTREALGAAEALVRAAQQQRARPAAAPAPAKRGAPGAGPAPVPAGEGGGERRRLRRSA, encoded by the coding sequence GTGCTCACGGGCTTGCGCATCTCGAATGTGGCGGTCATCGAGGAGGTGGAGGTCGGCTTCGGTACGGGGCTGACCGTGCTCACGGGCGAGACCGGGGCGGGCAAGAGCATCCTGGTGGACTCGCTGGGGCTCTTGCTCGGCGGTCGCGCGGATGCGGACTGCGTGCGCGCGGGCTGCGACGAGGCCTCGGTGGAGGGCGTGTTCCTGCGCACCCCCGTGCTCGGCGCGCGCCTCGAGGAGCTGGGGCTGCCGGACCTGGGCGAGGAGCTCTCGGTGCGCCGGGTGGTGGGGCGCACGGGGCGCGGCAAGGCGTACGTGAACGGCGCGCTCGTCACGGTGGGCGTGCTCGCGCGCCTCATGCGCGGCGCGGTGGACATCGCCGGGCAGCACGAGCACGTGAGCCTCTTCGACGCCGCGCTGCACCGCGCGCTTCTGGACCGCTACGGCGACCTCTCGGCCGCGCTCACGGCCTACTACGGCGACTACGCGGCCCTGCGCGACGTGCAGGGGCGCATGGAGGCGCTCGGCGGAGACGAGACCAAGGTGCGCCAGCGCGCCGAGTTCCTGCGCTTCCAGCTCGAGGAGATCGTGCGGGTGGACCCCCAGCCGGGCGAGGACCTGGCGCTGGACGCCGAGCGCAAGCGGCTCGCCGGGGCGGAGAAGCTGCGGCGCCAGGCGGCCGAGGCCGAGGCGCTGCTGTGCGGGGGCGAGGACGGCAACGCGGTGGAGGTGGTGGGCAAGAGCCTCTCGCTCGTGCAGGAGGCGTTGAAGCTGGACGCCTCGCTCGCCCCGCTCGCGCAGAGTCTCGGCGGCGCGCTCGCGGAGCTGGAGGAGGCGGGGCGCGGGCTCGGGCGCTACGTGGGGGCGCTGGACGGCGACCCCGAGCGCCTCGCCGAGGTGGACGAGCGCCTGGATGCGATCAAGCGCCTGTGCCGCAAGCACGCGGCGCCGCTCGAGGCGGTGCTCGCGCGCCGCGGCGAGCTGGAGGCGGAGCTCGCCACGCTGGACAACCGGCAGGAGATCCTCGAGGAGCTCGAGGCCGAGCGGCGCAAGGCCGAGGCCCGCGCGCGCGCGAGCGGCACGGCCCTCTCCAAGGCGCGCAGCGCCTGCGCCCGGGACTTCGCGGCCGGCGTGCGCGAGGGGCTCTCGCAGCTCGCGCTGGGCAAGGCCGCCTTCGAGGTGCGCGTCACGCCCACGGAGACGCTGCGCCCCGAGGGCCTGGACGAGGTGGAGTTCTTCTTCAGCGCGAACCCCGGCGAGCCCTCGCGCCCGCTGGCCAAGGTGGCCTCCGGAGGCGAGGCCAGCCGCCTGCTGCTCGCGCTCAAGCGCGCGCTCGCCGGCAGCGACGGCTGCGGCTCCTACGTGCTGGACGAGGCGGACAGCGGCGTGAGCGGCGCGATCGCGGACGTGGTGGGGCGGATGATCCGCGACGTGAGCGGGCACCGCCAGGTGCTCTGCATCACGCACCTGCCGCAGGTGGCCGCCTACGCGGACGCGCACCTGCTCATCCGCAAGGACCTGCGCGGCGAGCGCACCGTGTCCGAGGTGGTCCCGCTCGCCGCGGGCGCCGAGCGCACGCAGGAGCTCGCGCGCATGCTCTCCGGCGTGGAGGTGACGCGCGAGGCGCTCGGGGCCGCGGAGGCCCTGGTGCGCGCCGCCCAGCAGCAGCGCGCCCGGCCCGCCGCCGCGCCGGCGCCCGCGAAGCGCGGCGCTCCGGGGGCGGGGCCTGCGCCCGTGCCGGCAGGGGAGGGGGGCGGCGAGCGGCGCCGCCTCCGGCGCTCCGCCTAG